CGGCCCGGCGCCGAGGTCGCGCGCGGCGTCGAGCAGTCGCCAGTCGAACCGGCTGAACACCGACCGCATCACGAAGTAGACGAGCGGCGTCGCCCACAGGGTGTGTGCGAGGATGATGCTCAGATACGAGGCGTCCATCCCGGCCTTGACGAAGTACACGCGCATCGAGATCCCGAGGATGATCGGCGGGATCAGCAGCGGGACGAGGACGAGCGGTGCGAGCACCTGTCCGGCCCGCCCGTCGTCGAGTTCGTGGCCGAACGCGGCCGTGACGCCGAGCGTGGTCGCGACGATCGTCGTTCCGACGCCGACGAGGATGCTGTTGTCGAACGCCGATATCCAGCGCGTCTCCTCGAAGAACCCGCGGTAGTGAACCAGCGAGTAGTTCTCCGGCGGGAACAGGAGCTGGCCGGACTCCGCGAACGACGTCACGACGACGACCGCGAGCGGCAACAGCATGAACGCCAGGATCGACAGGTAGG
This portion of the Natrinema salinisoli genome encodes:
- a CDS encoding ABC transporter permease; this translates as MHRETIEDALFRASYLSILAFMLLPLAVVVVTSFAESGQLLFPPENYSLVHYRGFFEETRWISAFDNSILVGVGTTIVATTLGVTAAFGHELDDGRAGQVLAPLVLVPLLIPPIILGISMRVYFVKAGMDASYLSIILAHTLWATPLVYFVMRSVFSRFDWRLLDAARDLGAGPIQSFVYAVLPNVKHGIFVGALLAFIVSLQEFVMALFLSSHNTETIPVVAWTTLRQSLDPMVSVVSTFLILISIGAIAVAAIATNLDWLSKQLS